In Candidatus Nitrosotenuis uzonensis, one DNA window encodes the following:
- a CDS encoding phosphopantetheine adenylyltransferase — MGRYKTVAMGGTFDIIHKGHLALLDAAFLASSHVIIGLTGDELAKAKGKKIFHTYEQRLGSLRSLVEERFPGRSYVISKLENDFGPAAIEGDVDALIVSSETEHQVEVLNRKRSERGLGKVESVVVPMVLAKDGTRISSTRIRNAEIDTDGNLT, encoded by the coding sequence ATGGGCCGATACAAGACGGTTGCAATGGGGGGAACTTTTGATATCATACACAAGGGCCATCTGGCACTGCTTGATGCAGCATTTCTGGCATCCTCGCACGTCATAATCGGTCTGACAGGAGACGAGCTTGCAAAGGCAAAGGGCAAGAAGATTTTTCATACATATGAGCAGCGGCTTGGTTCGCTAAGGTCACTTGTAGAAGAAAGATTTCCTGGCAGGTCTTATGTGATAAGCAAGCTTGAGAATGACTTTGGGCCTGCAGCAATAGAAGGCGACGTTGACGCGCTTATAGTGAGCTCGGAGACTGAACATCAGGTAGAAGTCCTTAACAGGAAGAGATCTGAAAGGGGGCTAGGTAAGGTGGAATCTGTGGTTGTGCCTATGGTGCTTGCAAAGGATGGCACGAGAATATCTAGCACGAGAATAAGGAACGCTGAGATAGACACTGACGGAAACCTGACATAG